The genomic window GGCGAGGAGCCTGCTAGCTTTGCCGATTCTCAATTTTCGCATATAGTCGACAAAGTTATGAGCCGTATTTCTTTTGAAAAAACGTGAGAACGAACTGGAGGACATACCGACATGGGTCGCTACGTCCTCCATGCTGACCTCATGCGGAAGCTTGGCGAGGATAAAGCTCATCGCCTTTTCAATATGGTCCGAGGCGGCCCGATCGAGGGTTGGAACATAGCTGGAGGTGGCGAGTGGCGTTCGCTCTTTTGTGGTCGCCAGAAGGTGGAGCAACTCGAGAAAGCGTATCAGCCGGGTCACTCCGGTCGCCGTGCTGATTTCCTCCATCATGGCGGCACCCGCGTGAGCACACTCGTCGTGGAATTGCCAGCTGCGATTGAACACCTCAAGGCTGGGCAAAAAGCTGCGCAACTCCGGAAAGAGGCTGGCTGCCTTTTCGAGAAGGCTGGGATCGAACTGGATGACCAGATCCCGATCGGCCACGACTTCATCGGGATGGAGATCGGTCACCCAATTGTGGGGAACGTTGGAGTTTACAAAGGCCAGATGGCCGGGGCCGAAGGTTCCGATGTAGTCTCCGACGAAGACCCGGCCCGTCGAGCGCCGGATGAGGTGAAGCTCATGTTCGGGATGGTAGTTCCAACGCGCGACCTCGCATGGGAAATCGTGCGAGACACACCGGAAGCTATGTTCGGGGCTTGCTATGATGCGTTCGAGAGCGGGGCTTTTCGTGATCGATCGAGACATGATTTCCGCTCATATGGAGCAACCGCACCAAGGCCGTAGCCACTCCCCCCGGGGAGGCATGCAACGGAGGCTGAAAGCGTGCATATGTTGCCTTATCGTCGACCTAAGCAAACCTCAAAATCGAGACATCAGCTGAATCTGTCCTGCCCTTGAATGAGTAGCCATCATGATCCTTGTCTGCGGCGAGGCCCTCGTCGACTTGTTTGTGTCTGTTGATCCGGTGAACGACGTGGCGACGAAGGCGCTGTTGGGGGGATCTCCCTTCAACGTGGCGGTTGGCCTTTCGCGGCTTGGTACCCGGACGGCATTTTTTGGGGGGATCTCCGCGGATCCGTTTGGTCAAGCGATCGGCAGGAAGCTCGTGCGCGAAGGGGTCGACATGTCCTTCGCCAAGCATAGCGGGCGTCTTTCGACGATCAGCGTCGTC from Hyphomicrobiales bacterium includes these protein-coding regions:
- a CDS encoding AraC family transcriptional regulator, translated to MSRSITKSPALERIIASPEHSFRCVSHDFPCEVARWNYHPEHELHLIRRSTGRVFVGDYIGTFGPGHLAFVNSNVPHNWVTDLHPDEVVADRDLVIQFDPSLLEKAASLFPELRSFLPSLEVFNRSWQFHDECAHAGAAMMEEISTATGVTRLIRFLELLHLLATTKERTPLATSSYVPTLDRAASDHIEKAMSFILAKLPHEVSMEDVATHVGMSSSSFSRFFKRNTAHNFVDYMRKLRIGKASRLLAETQRPITDICFDVGYANISSFNRSFREERGMTPSAYRRLSRAMD